AGAGTGTTCTCATGCTTTAGCAACAAGCAAAGCTGCGAACGGATAATTTATGCTATTTTTACACACTTAAACAACCAATGGAAGGTTAAGCCCTTAAAAGAATTTACAGAATTTTGTTGACGTAACCCTTCGCGTAAAAACACTTGACATATATAGTGCATTTGTGATAAAATCTGATTTCTTTTAGGAGCCTTATATGAAAAAGACATTTGTTGCCAGGAAAAAAGATATTAAAAGACAGTGGGTTATTGTTGATGCGCAGGATAAGGTCCTCGGCAGGCTTGCAACGCGCATAGCCATTATATTGCGCGGTAAGCATAAGCCTGAATATACTCCTCATATTGATTGCGGTGACGGGGTCGTTGTTATAAATGCGGAAAAAATAAAAGTGACCGGAAAAAAGATGCGCGAAAAAGAGTATATTACATATTCAGGTTATCCCGGAGGCCAAAAAAGGACCGTATTGGCCGAGGTAATGAAAAAAGACCCGCGAAGGGTTATCAGACAGGCGGTAAAAAGGATGCTCTCTGATACTCCGCTGGGAAGGGATATGTTTAAAAAACTCAAGGTCTATACGGGTGCCGAGCACCCGCATAAGGCCCAGGGGCCGCAGGAATTGAAGTTTTAATCAGGAGATATTATTTCATGGCAGACCAATTGCTGTTAAGAGCTACAGGCAGAAGAAAAGAAGCCTCGGCAAGGGTGGTATTGAAGCCGGGCACAGGCATAATTAAAGTCAATAAGCGTTCAATTGAGGATTATTTTCCGCGCGAAACGCTTAGGATGATTATACAGCAGCCTTTTGAGGTATGTAATCTTATCGGTAAATATGACACTACCGTGATAGTTAACGGCGGAGGCACTTCCGCGCAGGCGGGCGCTATACGCCACGGCATAGCGAGGTCCTTAATAGTTCTTGATGAAACCCTGAAAAAGAAGCTTAAGAAGGCAGGATTTGTTACAAGAGATCCTCGCATGAAAGAGCGCAAGAAGTACGGCCAGAAGGGCGCCAGGAAGAGGTTCCAGTTCTCTAAGCGTTAATTTTTAGAAAATGCTTGCCCTTACCCGGCGCCGGGCGGCAGGCTTATAATTTAATTTTATTTAAACCCCGCCTTTGCGATAAAAGCGGGGTTTTTTGTTTTTGCTGTTTTTGCAAGGTGTTTTTGTATGATATCTACGCGCGAGAAAGGCCTGATACCAAGGTTTGCCGGTCAGATTTTTATAGCTCCGGCCATATATAGATTGACAAAACTATGTGCTTTGTTTTATAATCAGTATCCACATATACTAAAAATAAGTATATATAAGGCCTGCCGTATTTAACACCAATGCCTTATCATATCTTAATGATAAATATCGGAGAACAATTATGATCAATGTTGCGATTTGCGGTATAACAGGTTATACCGGTTTAGAGCTTATCAGGATATTATTAAGGCATCCGAAAGCCGCTATCAAGGTATTAACGGCAAGGTTTGACAAACCTGTCAAGATATCGGATGTATATCCCGAATTTAGAGGCAGGCTGGATATCACCTGCCAGGCTCTTGACTCTGCCGCCCTGTTTAAAAAGGGCATAGATATTATATTTCTGGCTCTGCCGCATAAGGTGTCTATGGAATATGTCCCCGGTTTTATAGACAAAGGCAAGAAGGTGATTGACTTAAGCGCGGATTTCAGGATCAAAGATGCCGGCATATATGAAAAATATTATGGGATAAGGCATATTGCTCCCCAATATATTAAAGACAGCGTTTACGGCCTGCCGGAGTTAAACAAAGCCGAAATCAGGCATGCCTGTCTTTTGGCAAACCCCGGTTGTTATCCCACAGGCTCTATTCTGGCAGTGGCGCCTCTAATCGCGAAAAATTTAACATCAAAGGATGCAATTATCCTTAATGCCGTTAGCGGAGTCACCGGCGCGGGCAAAAAGCCTGATACAGGCTTGATCTTTGCCGAGGTTTCGGAAAACGCGAAGGCGTATAAGGTTGGTTCGCACCAGCACGTACCGGAGATGGAACAAGAGCTTGCGCGGATATCTTCAAGCAAGGTCAATATTATATTTACCCCGCATTTGATACCGGTTAGAAGGGGGATACTGACAACAGCCTATGTTAGTTTGAAAAAAGATCAGACTCTTGACAGCCTGATCGCTTGTTATAGGCAGTTTTATAAAAATGCTCCATTTGTCAATGTTTATGATGCCAATGTCTTGCCTCAAATCAAGGATGTTGTAAACACAAACACCTGCGCTATCGGTATGGCGGTTTCCTCTGACCGGTCAAAGGCGATAATAGTAACGGCAATAGATAATTTGCAAAAAGGCGCTTCAGGCCAGGCTGTTCAGAATATGAATATCATGTTCGGTTTACCCGAGACTATGGGTTTGGTATAGATTTTATAAAAGGCCGCGGCATATTTTAGGGAGATAAAAATTTGAAAAGGATATCCGGAGGCATAACAAGGCCCGTGGGCTGGCTTCAGTCTGGCATACCTGCCGGCATAAAAAAGAAAGGCGCTGACATGGCGCTGATTATATCGCGGGCGCCTGCTACGGCATGCGGGGTTTTTACAAAAAACACTTTTAAGGCCGCGCCGGTTATGATTACAAAAAAACATCTCCGATGCGGCAGGCATTTTGGCGTTATCATTAATTCAGGCAATGCCAATTGCCTGACCGGGGCGCAAGGCATATCGGACGCGCTTTCCGTGCTTAATAAACTGGCCCTGCTGGCGGATTGCAAAAAAGAACAACTTCTTGTCTGCTCCACGGGTATTATTGGCAAGAGGCTTCCTTTGGCGAAGATGCAAAATGCCATGGATAGATTATTTTTGTCATTGCACAGCCATGATTCAAAATCAGCGGCCCGGGCCATTATGACAACCGATACGTTTGAAAAAGAGAGGGCCTATAGCATAGATATCGCTAATAAGAAAGTCAGGCTGGCAGGCATAGCAAAAGGCGCTGGCATGATATCTCCTGATATGGCCACCATGATAGCGGTTATAACCACGGACGCGGATATAAGCAAAGCTGTTTTGAAGCAGGCGCTTAAGGAATCGGTTGAGGATTCATTTAACAGCATTACGGTAGACGGAGATATGAGCACGAATGATACCGTATTAATTCTGGCAAACGGATTATCAGGGGTCACGATAAAGCCGTCCACGCCCTCCTACGTCAAATTTGTTTCAGCTCTTAAGCTGTTGTGCCTTGACCTGGCGCGGATGATTGTCAGCGACGCTGAAGGCGCGACCAAGTTTATACAAATTGACGTCAACTCGGCCAAAAGCGCCGGGCAGGCCAGGGCGATAGGCCTTAAAGTCGCTAATTCTCCATTGTTTAAAACAATGTGTTATGGAAATAATCCCAATTTCGGAAGGATCGCCTCCGCCTGCGGCAGTATCGGCCAAAGCGTAAAAGCCGGCCGCGTGGATATATATATTAATGGGGTTATGGCCGTTAAATCAGGCATTGCTTGCCAAAGCCCTTTGCCAAAGGACTTACTTGCCGGCAAAAGAATAGATATAAAGATACAACTTCATTCGGGAAGGGTCTGTAAAAGGATTTACACATCCGACCTAAGCCCTGAATATATCAGGATAAACGCGGCATACAGCTAAACATGAAAAGATTTATATAGAAAAGCGGGCCTGGTGCGCAGATGAGAGAACGTATATTGGATGGCGCGTCAAAGTATATAAAAATATTCAAAGGCAAAGCCTTTGTTATTAAATATGGCGGCAGTATGCTTGAGAATAAGGCCCTTTCAGATTCCGTTCTTGACGATATCGTCTCTTTTCATAATAAAGGGATAAATGCCGTGATAGTTCACGGGGGAGGCGCAAGGATAAACGCCTTGATGGCCCAACGCGGTAAAAGCGCTGTTTTTGTTGACGGACTGCGCATTACCGATGAAGAGACCGCCGGCATCGTGGATGAGGCACTTTCTTTGGTTAACAATGATCTTGTCAGGCGCGTAACCGAACGCGGCGCCCGCGCGCGCGGGCTTTTAAGCAGAGACACGGGCCTTATAAGCGCCAGAAAAAGAAGGACGGCTGTGGCAGAAGATTTTTTGGGTGATATCAGCGCTGTTAATACGGATATAATAAAGAGCGTTTTAGATGATGGCGCTATACCGATAATTTCCCCGGTTGGCATAGGCAGTGACAAAAAGCTTTATAATATAAATGCGGATATAGCGGCATCAGAGATAGCCTCTGCCATGCAATCCGAGAAATTGATACTTTTGACAAACGTTAAAGGCGTTATGATGGACAAGGACGACGATAAAAGCCTCATCTCGCATATAGATGAAGCGCATGCGCTGGAATTAATAGGCAAGGGTGTGATCTCTTCGGGTATGATACCAAAGGTAAAAGCTGGCATCAAGGCCCTTGACAGCGGCGTGAAAAAAGTCCATATAATAAACGGCACGATACCGCACTCGCTTCTATTAGAGGTTTTTACAGATGACGGGATCGGGACGGAGATAATAAAATAGACGCGATTACCCGCGGCCGGATATTTTGTTAACATTAACTGAAGAGGAAAATATGCCTAACGCGCAAGAAATCATTAATTTGGCCAATTCATACATATTAAACACCTATAAGAGGGTTCCGGTCGTTTTTGTAAAGGGCAGGGGTTCATATGTATGGGATCAAGACGGCAAAAAATATCTTGATTTTTTCCCTGGCTGGGCTGTAAGCGGACTGGGTCATTGCCACAAGTCTGTGGTAAGCTCCGTTATCAGGCAATTGAAAGAGATTATACATGTTTCTAATAATTATTACAGTTATCCCCAGGCAGTCCTTGCGCAGAAATTATCGGCAAGCGCTTTCGGCGGTAAGGTGTTTTTCTGCAATTCCGGGGCTGAAGCAAATGAGGCGGCTATAAAGCTGGCAAGGGCCTATGGCAGCAGGGATGGAAGATACAAAATCATCACGATGGAAAAATCTTTTCACGGCCGGACAATGGCTACCCTGACAGCCACGGGCCAGGAAAAGGTCAAAACCGGTTTTTATCCTTTGCTTGAGGGCTTTACCCATGTTCCTTTCAATAACATTGATGCCGTAAGAAATGCTGTTGATGAGCTTACGGTAGCTGTTATGATAGAGCCTATACAGGGCGAAGGCGGAATTAATATAGCAGGCCAGGAGTATATGAAAGAACTTAGGGCCCTATGCAAGGCAAAGGACCTACTGCTCATATTGGATGAGGTGCAGACAGGCATGGGCAGGACTGGAAAGCTTTTTTGTTACCAGCATTATGGAATATTGCCTGATATTATGACATTGGCGAAATCACTCGGCGCCGGTCTTCCTATCGCGGCCATGATGGCTTCCGACAGGCTTGTTGACGTGCTCAAACCGGGCATGCATGCTTCTACATTCGGAGGAAGCCCTGTGGTTTGTGCCGCCTCTATCGCCGCTTTGGAAGCTATTAACAGGGACAGGCTTTTGGCCAATGCTGACAGGATGGGAGATTATATCGTCAGGGGTATCCAAAAACTCAAGAAGCGTTTCCCTGCTGTCATAAGCAGTGTAAGGCATAAAGGCCTGATGATAGGGGTTGAGTTAAACATAGATGGCCAAAAAATAATTGAGCAATGCTTTAATATGGGACTGCTTATTAACTGCACACAGTCTAATATATTAAGGATTATGCCGCCTATTACAGTCAGAAGGTCTGAAGCGGCCAGGGCCTTAAAAATATTAGCCAATGTTATGGTGTCATTATGAAAAAAGACCTTATATCCATAAAAGACCTTTCCAAAGCCCATATAGATGAATTGCTTGAACTTGCGCAGTCTCTTAAGTCTGATCCGTCGGCTTATTACGATAAATTAAAAGGCAGATCCCTCGGCTTGATTTTTCAGAAGCCTTCAAACAGGACCAGGGCTTCTTTTGAGGTGGGGATGTATCAGCTTGGCGGGCACACATTATATCTTGGCCCGGATGATATTAAACTCGGCACAAGAGAGTCTGCCAAGGACATAGCGCAGACGCTTTCAAGATATCTTGACATAATAGTAGCCAGAACATTTTCCCATAAAGAGGTCCTTGATTTGGCTGAAAACGCGACAATACCAGTTGTTAACGGTTTAAGCGATCTTTCGCATCCGTGCCAGGCTTTGGCCGATATGTTTACGATAAAAGAGAAATTTGGCCAGCTTGAAGGGCTTAATATGGCGTATATAGGCGATGGTAATAATGTTCTTCACTCACTGCTCTACGCCGGTTCAAAGGCCGGTATAAATATCAGGGTGGCTGTCCCGAAAGGTTATGAGCCTGATAAGGCCATACTATCGCAGTCAAAGGATATGGCAAAGTCGGCGGGCTCCTCAATAGAGATATTTTATGACAAAAAGTCTGCCGCCCGGTGTGCTGATATATTGTATACCGATGTCTGGGTTTCCATGGGCCAGGAGGCTGATAAACAAAAACGCCTTAATGATTTTAAAGATTTTCAACTGGACAAGGAATTATTGAGTATGGCTAAAAATGAATGTGTCGTTATGCATTGCCTTCCGGCCCATCGCGGAGAAGAGATAACGGGCGAGGTCCTGGACGGGCCGCATTCAATAGTTTTTGACCAGGCGGAGAACAGACTGCACATGCAAAAGGCTATATTGCTTACATTGCTGAATTATTAGCGGGCTGTTTTTGTCTGTTGCTTTTTAATACGGATAATAAGGTTGATTGCCGAAAGAAGGGAGTTTAGATGAAAAAAATAGTTTTAGCGTATTCCGGCGGCCTTGATACTTCAGTTGCCATCAGATGGCTGAAAGACCGGGGTTTTGATGTTATCGCCTGCCTTGTTAACGTAGGCCAAAAAGGAGATTTTAAAAAGGCCAGAGAGAAGGCATTAAAGATAGGCGCCGGAAAAGTCTATATAGTAGATGCCAAAGATGAATTTGTTAAAAATTTTATATTCCCGGCGCTTAAAGCGGGCGCTGTTTACGAAGGCAAGTATTTTCTTGCAACAGCACTTTCAAGGCCGTTAATAGCAAAGGTTCTGGCAGAGACGGCCGGCAAGGAAAAGGCGAAATTTGTAGGGCACGGATGCACGGGAAAAGGCAATGACCAGGTGAGGATAGAAGTTTCTCTGGCCGCGCTTGCAAAGGGCCTTGAGATTGTAGCCCCTGTCAGAGTATGGGATTTTGCCTCAAGGCAGGCCCAGATAGAGTATGCCAATGAGAACGGCATACCGGTGCCGGTGACTAAGAAAAGCCCTTACAGCCTTGATGAAAATCTATGGGGCATAAGCATTGAATGCGGGGTATTAGAAAACCCCGCTATAGAGCCGCCTGAAGACGCGTATCAGATTACCAGGCCGGTTTCGCAGGCGCCTGATAAGCCTGCTTATGTAAGGATTGGTTTTGAAAAAGGCGAGCCTGTATCAATAGACGGCAGGGCCTGCGGGCCTGTTGAGCTTATTCAAAAACTTAGTTCGCTCGGAGCATTGCACGGAGTAGGCAGAAGCGATATGGTAGAGAACCGACTTGTAGGGATAAAATCCCGTGAGATATACGAGGCTCCGGCCGCTTTGATATTGCATACAGCGCACAAAGAGCTTGAGGCCCTGGTGCTTGACAGGGAGTTATTGCATTTTAAAGAGGTCATAGCGCAGAAGTATGCCGAGCTTATTTATTATGGTTTATGGTATAGCCGCCTAAGGCAGGCATTGGATGGTTTCACGCTTACTACTCAGCAGAATGTTACAGGCGAGGTCAGGTTGAAATTATATAAAGGCAACCTGATTCTGGCAGGCAGGCAGTCAAAACATTCGCTTTACGATGAAGGCCTTGCTACATATTCATCAAAGGACAGCTTTGATCATAAGGCGGCGGAAGGTTTTATCAAAATATGGGGGCTTCCGTATAAAAAATAGCCGGTATGCCTGACGGAACGCATTGTCAGAATCTTTTTAGGGCGCTGTTAAATACAAGGGTATGGCCATGGACAAAAAGTTATGGGGAGGCAGATTTATCAGTAAGCAGGATGAGACATTCTGGAGATTCCAGTGTTCTATTGATTATGACAAGGAATTGGCGCTATACGATGTGATGGGCAGTATAGCTCATGCCAGGATGCTGTCTAAGCGTGGTATCATAGCGAGGAACAAGTCCCGTATGATAATAAAGGGGCTTGATAAGATAAAAAGCCAGCTCCAAAAAGGTATTTTCAGGATAGATAAGTCCGCCGAAGATATACACAGCGCTGTCTATATCGCGCTCAAGGATGATATTGGTTCTTGCGCGGATTATTTGCACACTGCCAGGTCTAGAAATGACCAGATTTCTCTTGATATGAGGATGTATGTCAAGGACAAAGCGTGCCTATTAACGGGCATGGTAAAACAACTGCAGTCCGGCCTTGTCGCGCTGGCGAAACAGTACCGGGATATTATTATGCCCGGCCTGACGCATACCCAGCATGCCATGCCTGTTTTGCTGGCGCATCAGTTATTGGCATATGTGGAAATGCTGCAAAGAGACAGGGCCCGGCTTGAGGCGGTATATAATATGGCCGATGAAATGCCGCTTGGCTCGTGCGCGATGGCAGGGACATCGTTTAATATAGACAGGCAATACACGGCAGAATTACTTGGTTTTTCAAGGGTGAGTTCTAACAGCATAGACGCGGTTAGCGACAGGGATTTTATTCTGGATATGCTGTATGCCATATCATTATTATTTATGCATCTTTCAAGGTTTTGCGAAGATATGATATTATTGTCAACCCCGGAATTCGGCCTGCTGGATATACCGGAACAATATTGCACGGGTTCGTCCATTATGCCGCAGAAAAAAAATCCCGACGCGCTTGAGCTGTTGAGAGGAACAGCCGGATACGCGTACGCGAACCTATATTCCGTCATGGTTCTGATGAAGGGCCTGCCCCTGTCTTATAACAGGGACATGCAGTTGGACAAGAAACCATTGTTTGATTCCGTCTTGCAGGCGCAGGACGCGCTTACTATAGCGGCGGGTATTGTAAAGGGCATAAAGCCCGCCAAAGGTTACGGCCCGCGTTCCGGTTTTGCCGGCGATGATTGTCTTTACGCCTTGGACATGGCCGAGTATCTGGTAAAAAAAGGCCTTGCCTTTAAACAGGCCCATGATATTATAGGCAGAATAGTTGTTTACTGTTTGGATAAAGGGATTAGGATGTCCGCTCTGCCTATGGAAAAATACAAGCAGATGTCCGATAGCTTTGATAGCGGTATATATCATATATTTTCTTTGAAAAAATCAGTCGGGTCAAAGATCTCCGCCGGAGGGACCAGCCCAAGGCTTGTAAACGAGCAAATCAGAAAGTGGCAAAAGAGACTGGCCGGTAAGCGGGCCTCTTAAGCCCTTTAACAGTTCTTGATCACAAGAAGGCTAAAAAAAGCATGCATTATTTTCATTACCTGCGCAAGAGTTTATATTGCGAATCTGTTCAGATACAAAGGATCGCGCAAAACATAGCAACGCCTTTCTATCTTTACAGCTATAAGACCCTAATAAGCCATTACGATAAGATCCGCGAGGCTTTTAAAAGCCTGGATCCGCTTATATGCTTTTCCATGAAATCAAATTCCAATCTTTCTATAGTCAGGTCTCTGGTCGGCGCGGGCGCCGGGCTTGATATTGTTTCCGGCGGCGAATTGTTTAAAGCCAAAAAGGCTGGTGCCGATATGTCCAAGATAGTATATGCCGGGGCGGGCAAAACCCCGCTTGAGATAGAAGACGCTATTCGTTCCGGAATACTGCTTTTTAACGTTGAATCATTGCCGGAACTTGTTCTGATAAATAAG
Above is a genomic segment from Candidatus Omnitrophota bacterium containing:
- the rplM gene encoding 50S ribosomal protein L13, whose protein sequence is MKKTFVARKKDIKRQWVIVDAQDKVLGRLATRIAIILRGKHKPEYTPHIDCGDGVVVINAEKIKVTGKKMREKEYITYSGYPGGQKRTVLAEVMKKDPRRVIRQAVKRMLSDTPLGRDMFKKLKVYTGAEHPHKAQGPQELKF
- the rpsI gene encoding 30S ribosomal protein S9 translates to MADQLLLRATGRRKEASARVVLKPGTGIIKVNKRSIEDYFPRETLRMIIQQPFEVCNLIGKYDTTVIVNGGGTSAQAGAIRHGIARSLIVLDETLKKKLKKAGFVTRDPRMKERKKYGQKGARKRFQFSKR
- the argC gene encoding N-acetyl-gamma-glutamyl-phosphate reductase — protein: MINVAICGITGYTGLELIRILLRHPKAAIKVLTARFDKPVKISDVYPEFRGRLDITCQALDSAALFKKGIDIIFLALPHKVSMEYVPGFIDKGKKVIDLSADFRIKDAGIYEKYYGIRHIAPQYIKDSVYGLPELNKAEIRHACLLANPGCYPTGSILAVAPLIAKNLTSKDAIILNAVSGVTGAGKKPDTGLIFAEVSENAKAYKVGSHQHVPEMEQELARISSSKVNIIFTPHLIPVRRGILTTAYVSLKKDQTLDSLIACYRQFYKNAPFVNVYDANVLPQIKDVVNTNTCAIGMAVSSDRSKAIIVTAIDNLQKGASGQAVQNMNIMFGLPETMGLV
- the argJ gene encoding bifunctional glutamate N-acetyltransferase/amino-acid acetyltransferase ArgJ is translated as MKRISGGITRPVGWLQSGIPAGIKKKGADMALIISRAPATACGVFTKNTFKAAPVMITKKHLRCGRHFGVIINSGNANCLTGAQGISDALSVLNKLALLADCKKEQLLVCSTGIIGKRLPLAKMQNAMDRLFLSLHSHDSKSAARAIMTTDTFEKERAYSIDIANKKVRLAGIAKGAGMISPDMATMIAVITTDADISKAVLKQALKESVEDSFNSITVDGDMSTNDTVLILANGLSGVTIKPSTPSYVKFVSALKLLCLDLARMIVSDAEGATKFIQIDVNSAKSAGQARAIGLKVANSPLFKTMCYGNNPNFGRIASACGSIGQSVKAGRVDIYINGVMAVKSGIACQSPLPKDLLAGKRIDIKIQLHSGRVCKRIYTSDLSPEYIRINAAYS
- the argB gene encoding acetylglutamate kinase — protein: MRERILDGASKYIKIFKGKAFVIKYGGSMLENKALSDSVLDDIVSFHNKGINAVIVHGGGARINALMAQRGKSAVFVDGLRITDEETAGIVDEALSLVNNDLVRRVTERGARARGLLSRDTGLISARKRRTAVAEDFLGDISAVNTDIIKSVLDDGAIPIISPVGIGSDKKLYNINADIAASEIASAMQSEKLILLTNVKGVMMDKDDDKSLISHIDEAHALELIGKGVISSGMIPKVKAGIKALDSGVKKVHIINGTIPHSLLLEVFTDDGIGTEIIK
- a CDS encoding aspartate aminotransferase family protein; this translates as MPNAQEIINLANSYILNTYKRVPVVFVKGRGSYVWDQDGKKYLDFFPGWAVSGLGHCHKSVVSSVIRQLKEIIHVSNNYYSYPQAVLAQKLSASAFGGKVFFCNSGAEANEAAIKLARAYGSRDGRYKIITMEKSFHGRTMATLTATGQEKVKTGFYPLLEGFTHVPFNNIDAVRNAVDELTVAVMIEPIQGEGGINIAGQEYMKELRALCKAKDLLLILDEVQTGMGRTGKLFCYQHYGILPDIMTLAKSLGAGLPIAAMMASDRLVDVLKPGMHASTFGGSPVVCAASIAALEAINRDRLLANADRMGDYIVRGIQKLKKRFPAVISSVRHKGLMIGVELNIDGQKIIEQCFNMGLLINCTQSNILRIMPPITVRRSEAARALKILANVMVSL
- the argF gene encoding ornithine carbamoyltransferase; translation: MKKDLISIKDLSKAHIDELLELAQSLKSDPSAYYDKLKGRSLGLIFQKPSNRTRASFEVGMYQLGGHTLYLGPDDIKLGTRESAKDIAQTLSRYLDIIVARTFSHKEVLDLAENATIPVVNGLSDLSHPCQALADMFTIKEKFGQLEGLNMAYIGDGNNVLHSLLYAGSKAGINIRVAVPKGYEPDKAILSQSKDMAKSAGSSIEIFYDKKSAARCADILYTDVWVSMGQEADKQKRLNDFKDFQLDKELLSMAKNECVVMHCLPAHRGEEITGEVLDGPHSIVFDQAENRLHMQKAILLTLLNY
- a CDS encoding argininosuccinate synthase — encoded protein: MKKIVLAYSGGLDTSVAIRWLKDRGFDVIACLVNVGQKGDFKKAREKALKIGAGKVYIVDAKDEFVKNFIFPALKAGAVYEGKYFLATALSRPLIAKVLAETAGKEKAKFVGHGCTGKGNDQVRIEVSLAALAKGLEIVAPVRVWDFASRQAQIEYANENGIPVPVTKKSPYSLDENLWGISIECGVLENPAIEPPEDAYQITRPVSQAPDKPAYVRIGFEKGEPVSIDGRACGPVELIQKLSSLGALHGVGRSDMVENRLVGIKSREIYEAPAALILHTAHKELEALVLDRELLHFKEVIAQKYAELIYYGLWYSRLRQALDGFTLTTQQNVTGEVRLKLYKGNLILAGRQSKHSLYDEGLATYSSKDSFDHKAAEGFIKIWGLPYKK
- the argH gene encoding argininosuccinate lyase translates to MDKKLWGGRFISKQDETFWRFQCSIDYDKELALYDVMGSIAHARMLSKRGIIARNKSRMIIKGLDKIKSQLQKGIFRIDKSAEDIHSAVYIALKDDIGSCADYLHTARSRNDQISLDMRMYVKDKACLLTGMVKQLQSGLVALAKQYRDIIMPGLTHTQHAMPVLLAHQLLAYVEMLQRDRARLEAVYNMADEMPLGSCAMAGTSFNIDRQYTAELLGFSRVSSNSIDAVSDRDFILDMLYAISLLFMHLSRFCEDMILLSTPEFGLLDIPEQYCTGSSIMPQKKNPDALELLRGTAGYAYANLYSVMVLMKGLPLSYNRDMQLDKKPLFDSVLQAQDALTIAAGIVKGIKPAKGYGPRSGFAGDDCLYALDMAEYLVKKGLAFKQAHDIIGRIVVYCLDKGIRMSALPMEKYKQMSDSFDSGIYHIFSLKKSVGSKISAGGTSPRLVNEQIRKWQKRLAGKRAS